One window of Nocardioides dongkuii genomic DNA carries:
- the murG gene encoding undecaprenyldiphospho-muramoylpentapeptide beta-N-acetylglucosaminyltransferase, which translates to MRVLLAGGGTAGHTSPLLATADALRRLDPDVEITCLGTPRGLENTVVPAAGYPLELVPPVPLPRKPGADLLRVPGRLRAAVRETLAVLDRVRPDVVVGYGGYVSVPAYLAARRRGVPVVVHEQNALPGLGNRLGARVAARVAVSFPDTRLPRAEYVGLPIRQMISTLDRAATRVEAREFFALDPDLPTLVVTGGSQGARNLNRAVSGAAGALGAAGVQVLHVVGPNGEATPVPTGTPYVVERFVDRMDFALAAADLMICRAGANSVTEAAAVGVPTVFVPLPHGNGEQELNARPVVDAGGALLVSDAALTSEWVAATVPDLLADPARLAAMSAAAAGLIPRDADEKLARIVVEAAAGGRG; encoded by the coding sequence GCGTCCTCCTCGCCGGCGGCGGTACCGCCGGCCACACCTCGCCCCTGCTCGCCACCGCCGACGCCCTGCGCCGGCTCGACCCCGACGTCGAGATCACCTGTCTCGGCACGCCCCGCGGCCTCGAGAACACCGTCGTCCCCGCGGCCGGCTACCCCCTCGAGCTGGTCCCGCCGGTCCCGCTCCCGCGCAAGCCCGGCGCCGACCTGCTCCGGGTGCCCGGACGGCTCCGCGCGGCGGTCCGCGAGACGCTCGCGGTCCTCGACCGGGTGCGTCCCGACGTCGTCGTCGGCTACGGCGGCTACGTGTCGGTGCCGGCCTACCTCGCCGCCCGCCGCCGGGGCGTCCCCGTGGTGGTCCACGAGCAGAACGCGCTCCCCGGCCTGGGCAACCGCCTCGGCGCCCGGGTCGCCGCGCGGGTCGCGGTGAGCTTCCCCGACACCCGGCTCCCGCGGGCGGAGTACGTCGGCCTGCCGATCCGGCAGATGATCTCCACCCTCGACCGGGCCGCGACCCGCGTCGAGGCACGCGAGTTCTTCGCCCTCGACCCCGACCTCCCGACGCTGGTCGTCACCGGGGGCTCCCAGGGCGCCCGCAACCTCAACCGGGCCGTGTCCGGCGCCGCCGGGGCGCTCGGTGCGGCCGGGGTGCAGGTGCTGCACGTCGTGGGCCCGAACGGCGAGGCGACCCCCGTGCCCACCGGCACGCCGTACGTCGTGGAGCGGTTCGTCGACCGGATGGACTTCGCGCTGGCCGCGGCCGACCTGATGATCTGCCGGGCCGGCGCCAACAGCGTCACCGAGGCCGCCGCCGTCGGGGTCCCGACGGTGTTCGTGCCGCTGCCGCACGGCAACGGCGAGCAGGAGCTCAACGCCCGCCCCGTCGTCGACGCCGGCGGTGCGCTGCTGGTCTCCGACGCCGCGCTCACCTCCGAGTGGGTCGCGGCGACCGTGCCCGACCTGCTCGCCGACCCCGCGCGGCTCGCCGCGATGAGCGCCGCCGCGGCCGGGCTGATCCCGCGCGACGCCGACGAGAAGCTGGCCCGGATCGTCGTCGAGGCCGCTGCCGGAGGTCGAGGGTGA
- the murC gene encoding UDP-N-acetylmuramate--L-alanine ligase has product MRIPVPDVIRPAEDLGRVHFVGIGGAGLSGIARIMLARGVVVSGCDGADSPELEALRELGAEVSVGHAAEHVDDVDTVVFSTAVPDDNPDFRAATAAGRTVLPRSAALASLMAGRRTVAVAGTHGKTTTTSLLTVALQAAGADPTYAIGGALAATGVNAAEGSGEVFVAEADESDGAFLVYEPYAAVVTNVDADHLDQWGTEEAYRAAFDAFADRVDPAGFLVCCIDDPGARALAERQRAAGRRVITVSTGATPGADVGPDALGGTELWSPGDHYLADALAALAAGEALGLDRAALAAGIGSFTGTRRRMERKGEAGGVRVYDSYAHHPVEIAGDLQAGRALAGEGRLVVAFQPHLVSRTRVFGPAMGAALGAADEVVVLDVYLAREAADPEVTSALVADAVPLPAERVVLVEGLDAAARELAARARPGDLVLTLGAGDVTRVGPAVLDLLGGAGA; this is encoded by the coding sequence GTGAGGATTCCCGTCCCCGACGTGATCCGGCCCGCGGAGGACCTCGGGCGCGTCCACTTCGTCGGCATCGGCGGCGCCGGGCTGTCCGGCATCGCCCGGATCATGCTCGCCCGCGGCGTCGTTGTCAGCGGCTGCGACGGCGCCGACTCGCCCGAGCTCGAGGCGCTGCGGGAGCTCGGCGCGGAGGTGTCCGTGGGCCACGCCGCCGAGCACGTCGACGACGTCGACACGGTCGTCTTCTCGACCGCCGTGCCCGACGACAACCCCGACTTCCGGGCCGCCACCGCCGCGGGCCGCACGGTGCTGCCGCGCTCGGCGGCGCTCGCCTCGCTGATGGCCGGCCGCCGCACCGTCGCGGTCGCGGGCACCCACGGCAAGACCACCACCACCTCGCTGCTCACCGTCGCGCTGCAGGCGGCCGGCGCGGACCCGACGTACGCCATCGGCGGCGCGCTCGCCGCGACCGGCGTGAACGCCGCCGAGGGGTCCGGCGAGGTCTTCGTCGCCGAGGCCGACGAGAGCGACGGCGCGTTCCTCGTCTACGAGCCGTACGCCGCGGTCGTGACCAACGTCGACGCCGACCACCTCGACCAGTGGGGCACCGAGGAGGCCTACCGCGCCGCCTTCGACGCGTTCGCCGACCGGGTGGACCCCGCCGGCTTCCTGGTCTGCTGCATTGACGACCCCGGGGCCCGCGCGCTCGCCGAGCGGCAGCGGGCGGCCGGCCGTCGGGTGATCACGGTCTCGACCGGCGCGACCCCCGGGGCCGACGTCGGCCCCGACGCGCTCGGGGGCACCGAGCTCTGGTCGCCGGGCGACCACTACCTCGCCGATGCCCTGGCCGCGCTCGCCGCCGGCGAGGCGCTCGGCCTCGACCGCGCCGCGCTCGCCGCCGGCATCGGGTCCTTCACCGGCACCCGGCGCCGGATGGAGCGCAAGGGCGAGGCGGGCGGCGTCCGGGTCTACGACAGCTACGCCCACCACCCCGTCGAGATCGCCGGCGACCTCCAGGCCGGCCGGGCGCTGGCGGGGGAGGGCCGGCTGGTCGTCGCCTTCCAGCCGCACCTGGTCTCGCGCACCCGCGTCTTCGGCCCCGCGATGGGGGCCGCGCTCGGCGCCGCCGACGAGGTCGTCGTGCTCGACGTCTACCTCGCCCGGGAGGCCGCCGACCCCGAGGTCACCAGCGCGCTGGTGGCGGACGCCGTACCCCTGCCCGCGGAGCGGGTGGTCCTCGTCGAGGGCCTCGACGCCGCGGCCCGCGAGCTCGCGGCCCGCGCCCGGCCGGGCGACCTGGTGCTCACCCTCGGGGCGGGCGACGTCACCCGGGTGGGACCCGCCGTGCTCGACCTGCTCGGCGGCGCCGGTGCCTGA
- a CDS encoding cell division protein FtsQ/DivIB: MDPSVERTRRRFARRQWRRRWLVWRYVAAAALVVALAVGVVWALWFSSWLSVQGVDVAGVETISEAEVRDAAGVEEGEPLATTDLGAIEARVEALAAVRSADVSRRWPDRVLVRVEERVPVAVVEIAGSVRGMDATGVLFREYDRVPGDLPLIEAGSGASGESLEEGAKVIAALPADLAARVRRLEVETIDAIRLVLRDDRVVVWGSAAESDQKAAVLEGLLRQDAGVYDVSVPGRPVTSRD, encoded by the coding sequence GTGGACCCCTCCGTCGAGCGCACCCGGCGGAGGTTCGCGCGCCGGCAGTGGCGCCGGCGCTGGCTGGTCTGGCGGTACGTCGCGGCCGCCGCGCTGGTCGTCGCGCTCGCCGTCGGCGTGGTCTGGGCGCTCTGGTTCTCCTCCTGGCTCTCCGTCCAGGGCGTCGACGTCGCCGGCGTGGAGACGATCTCCGAGGCCGAGGTCCGCGACGCCGCCGGGGTCGAGGAGGGCGAGCCGCTGGCGACCACCGACCTGGGCGCCATCGAGGCCCGGGTCGAGGCGCTGGCCGCCGTCCGGTCCGCCGACGTGTCCCGTCGCTGGCCCGACCGCGTGCTCGTGCGGGTCGAGGAGCGGGTCCCCGTCGCCGTCGTCGAGATCGCCGGCAGCGTGCGCGGGATGGACGCCACGGGCGTGCTGTTCCGCGAGTACGACCGGGTCCCCGGGGACCTGCCGCTCATCGAGGCTGGCTCGGGCGCCTCGGGGGAGTCGCTCGAGGAGGGCGCGAAGGTGATCGCCGCGCTGCCCGCCGACCTCGCCGCGCGGGTCCGCCGGCTCGAGGTGGAGACGATCGACGCGATCCGCCTGGTGCTGCGCGACGACCGGGTCGTCGTGTGGGGGAGCGCGGCGGAGTCCGACCAGAAGGCGGCGGTGCTCGAGGGCCTGCTGCGCCAGGACGCCGGCGTGTACGACGTGAGCGTGCCGGGCCGCCCGGTCACCAGCCGCGACTGA
- the ftsZ gene encoding cell division protein FtsZ, translated as MAAAQNYLAIIKVVGIGGGGVNAVNRMIEVGLKGVEFIAINTDAQALLMSDADVKLDIGRELTRGLGAGANPDVGTQAAEDHSDEIEEVIKGADMVFVTAGEGGGTGTGGAPVVARIARSLGALTIGVVTRPFSFEGRRRANSAEEGIAQLREEVDTLIVIPNDRLLSISDRNVSVLDAFKQADQVLLQGVSGITDLITTPGLINLDFADVKSVMANAGSALMGIGSARGEDRSVAAAEMAVSSPLLEASIDGAHGVLLSIAGGSDLGLFEINEAAALVAQAVHPEANIIFGATIDDALGDEVRVTVIAAGFDGGTPKRREEGTVLRRESRPQQSQEETRVAAQAVAPRRPEAERERVPASAPVEAARPAPVVAKPAPRQVQFDDDDLDIPDFLK; from the coding sequence GTGGCAGCAGCACAGAACTACCTGGCCATCATCAAGGTCGTGGGCATCGGCGGCGGTGGCGTCAACGCCGTCAACCGGATGATCGAGGTCGGCCTCAAGGGGGTCGAGTTCATCGCGATCAACACCGACGCCCAGGCACTGCTGATGAGCGACGCCGACGTCAAGCTCGACATCGGCCGCGAGCTCACCCGCGGCCTCGGCGCCGGCGCGAACCCCGACGTCGGCACCCAGGCCGCCGAGGACCACTCGGACGAGATCGAGGAGGTCATCAAGGGCGCGGACATGGTGTTCGTGACCGCTGGCGAGGGTGGCGGCACCGGCACCGGCGGCGCGCCCGTCGTGGCCCGCATCGCCCGCTCGCTCGGCGCGCTGACCATCGGCGTGGTCACCCGCCCCTTCTCCTTCGAGGGCCGCCGTCGCGCCAACTCCGCCGAGGAGGGCATCGCCCAGCTCCGCGAGGAGGTCGACACCCTCATCGTCATCCCCAACGACCGGCTGCTCTCGATCAGCGACCGCAACGTCTCGGTGCTCGACGCCTTCAAGCAGGCCGACCAGGTGCTGCTCCAGGGTGTCTCCGGCATCACCGACCTGATCACCACGCCGGGCCTGATCAACCTCGACTTCGCCGACGTGAAGTCGGTGATGGCCAACGCCGGCTCGGCGCTGATGGGCATCGGCTCCGCCCGGGGCGAGGACCGCTCGGTCGCCGCCGCCGAGATGGCGGTCTCCAGCCCGCTGCTCGAGGCCAGCATCGACGGCGCCCACGGCGTCCTGCTCTCGATCGCCGGCGGCTCCGACCTCGGCCTGTTCGAGATCAACGAGGCCGCGGCGCTGGTCGCCCAGGCCGTGCACCCCGAGGCCAACATCATCTTCGGCGCCACGATCGACGACGCCCTGGGCGACGAGGTCCGCGTGACCGTCATCGCCGCGGGCTTCGACGGCGGCACGCCGAAGCGCCGCGAGGAGGGCACCGTGCTGCGGCGTGAGTCGCGCCCGCAGCAGTCCCAGGAGGAGACCCGGGTCGCGGCCCAGGCCGTGGCGCCCCGTCGTCCCGAGGCCGAGCGCGAGCGGGTCCCCGCCAGTGCGCCGGTCGAGGCCGCGCGTCCCGCCCCCGTCGTCGCGAAGCCGGCCCCCCGCCAGGTCCAGTTCGACGACGACGACCTGGACATCCCCGACTTCCTCAAGTGA
- a CDS encoding polyphenol oxidase family protein: MHQVHGADVHVVAGDPRASGAPDADALVSDRAGVALLARSADCVPLLLVAEEGVVAAVHAGREGVRRGVVPAALARMRSLGAGRVRAWIGPHVCGRCYEVPAGMRDEVAAVVPATASTTRRGTPALDLGAGVRAQLDGSGVVEVVDLGRCTLEDDALHSHRRDGAAAGRLAGVVWRTAA, translated from the coding sequence ATGCACCAGGTGCACGGCGCCGACGTGCACGTGGTCGCCGGCGACCCCCGGGCTTCCGGGGCGCCCGACGCCGACGCGCTGGTCAGCGACCGGGCCGGCGTCGCGCTGCTCGCCCGGTCCGCCGACTGCGTCCCGCTGCTGCTGGTCGCCGAGGAGGGCGTCGTCGCGGCGGTGCACGCCGGGCGCGAGGGCGTACGCCGCGGGGTGGTGCCGGCCGCTCTGGCGCGGATGCGCTCGCTGGGCGCGGGCCGGGTGCGCGCCTGGATCGGCCCGCACGTGTGCGGCCGCTGCTACGAGGTGCCCGCCGGGATGCGGGACGAGGTGGCGGCCGTGGTGCCGGCCACCGCGTCGACGACGCGGCGGGGGACCCCCGCGCTGGACCTGGGTGCCGGCGTCCGCGCCCAGCTCGACGGCTCCGGCGTCGTCGAGGTCGTCGACCTCGGCCGCTGCACGCTCGAGGACGACGCGCTGCACTCCCACCGCCGCGACGGCGCCGCGGCCGGCCGGCTCGCCGGCGTCGTGTGGAGGACGGCGGCATGA
- a CDS encoding YggS family pyridoxal phosphate-dependent enzyme, with protein MTRREELAAGLAAVRSRIATACAAVDRDPEGVTLVVVTKFFPASDVRLLADLGVAHVGENRHQEAEAKAQECAELSLTWHFIGGLQSNKAAAVTAYADVVESVDRTKLVAPLTRGAQQRGREVDVLLQVSLDPPGREGRAGAEPAALPGLAAAVADAEGLRLRGLMAVAPLGEDPAPAFARLAAIHHDLLLEHPAATWLSAGMSGDLEQAVQAGATHVRVGSAVLGSRPAVQ; from the coding sequence ATGACCCGGCGCGAGGAGCTCGCCGCCGGTCTGGCCGCCGTGCGCTCGCGGATCGCCACGGCGTGCGCCGCGGTCGACCGCGACCCCGAGGGGGTCACGCTGGTCGTGGTCACCAAGTTCTTCCCCGCCTCCGACGTGCGGCTGCTCGCCGACCTCGGCGTCGCGCACGTCGGCGAGAACCGGCACCAGGAGGCGGAGGCCAAGGCGCAGGAGTGCGCCGAGCTGTCCCTCACCTGGCACTTCATCGGCGGCCTGCAGAGCAACAAGGCCGCCGCCGTCACGGCGTACGCCGACGTGGTGGAGTCGGTCGACCGCACCAAGCTGGTCGCGCCGCTCACCCGCGGCGCCCAGCAGCGCGGCCGCGAGGTCGACGTGCTGCTCCAGGTCAGCCTGGACCCGCCCGGCCGCGAGGGGCGGGCGGGTGCGGAGCCCGCCGCGCTGCCCGGTCTGGCGGCCGCCGTCGCGGACGCCGAGGGGCTCCGGCTGCGGGGCCTGATGGCCGTCGCGCCGCTCGGCGAGGACCCCGCGCCGGCGTTCGCGCGGCTCGCCGCGATCCACCACGACCTGCTCCTCGAGCACCCCGCTGCGACCTGGCTCTCCGCAGGCATGAGCGGCGACCTCGAGCAGGCAGTCCAGGCCGGCGCGACACACGTGCGCGTCGGCTCCGCGGTCCTCGGTTCGAGGCCTGCGGTCCAGTAG
- a CDS encoding cell division protein SepF, whose translation MSGAMRRIGEYLGLVEDTGRYDEYDREYDGDDDYTQETQAVATRPVRQPKPREARPAPVADLAERRRPSTGATAAPVAAVGSVAELSRIITLHPSTYNEARTVGEHFREGIPVIMNLTEMDDSDAKRLVDFAAGLVFATRGTIERVTNKVFLLSPANVSVTAEDKQRIAEGGFFNQS comes from the coding sequence ATGAGCGGCGCGATGCGCAGGATCGGCGAGTACCTCGGCCTTGTCGAGGACACCGGCCGGTACGACGAGTACGACCGCGAGTACGACGGCGACGACGACTACACCCAGGAGACCCAGGCCGTGGCCACCCGCCCGGTCCGGCAGCCGAAGCCGCGCGAGGCCCGTCCGGCGCCGGTCGCCGACCTCGCCGAGCGCCGCCGTCCCAGCACCGGCGCCACCGCCGCGCCGGTCGCCGCCGTGGGCTCGGTCGCCGAGCTCTCCCGGATCATCACCTTGCACCCCAGCACCTACAACGAGGCGCGCACCGTCGGCGAGCACTTCCGCGAGGGCATCCCGGTGATCATGAACCTCACCGAGATGGACGACTCCGACGCCAAGCGGCTCGTGGACTTCGCCGCTGGCCTGGTGTTTGCGACCCGTGGCACCATCGAACGGGTGACCAACAAGGTCTTCCTGCTCTCGCCGGCGAACGTCTCGGTCACCGCTGAGGACAAGCAGCGGATCGCCGAGGGCGGTTTCTTCAACCAGAGCTGA
- a CDS encoding YggT family protein, which produces MQAVATVLYVVVLVFFAMLWIRFIIDWVQVFARSWRPRGPLLVVLEAVYSATDPPIKALRRVIPPLRLGSFALDLSFLIVMICTYVLLQVLRGLAA; this is translated from the coding sequence GTGCAGGCCGTCGCTACCGTCCTCTATGTCGTCGTACTCGTCTTCTTCGCGATGCTCTGGATCCGGTTCATCATCGACTGGGTCCAGGTCTTCGCGCGGTCCTGGCGTCCGCGCGGCCCGCTGCTCGTGGTGCTGGAGGCGGTCTACTCCGCGACCGACCCGCCGATCAAGGCGCTGCGCCGGGTGATCCCGCCGCTGCGGCTGGGCAGCTTCGCGCTGGACCTCAGCTTCCTGATCGTGATGATCTGCACCTACGTGCTGCTCCAGGTGCTGCGCGGCCTCGCCGCGTGA
- a CDS encoding TraR/DksA family transcriptional regulator gives MARSTRKSLAGQAVSVARKVVSRRSGAAAEDEQPATTPATKKPATKKPAAKAPAKKAVAKKTPATKTPAKKTPATKTPEKKAAAQAAPAKKAAPAKKAAPAKKAAPAKKAAAKAPTPRTAAKTARKAVKKTAAQKTGPLVVKAGEEAWAKAELAEVLGELHEQRGHSAGIVAEQETELSGLMRDSGDGAGQDQADMGATSFERDHELTVLNIERDKLAQIDRALARIDDGTYGVCESCEQPIGKMRLMAFPRATLCMPCKQREERR, from the coding sequence ATGGCTCGCAGCACGAGGAAGTCGCTGGCCGGTCAGGCGGTGAGCGTCGCCCGCAAGGTCGTCTCCCGCCGGTCGGGTGCCGCGGCCGAGGACGAGCAGCCCGCGACGACGCCCGCCACGAAGAAGCCCGCCACGAAGAAGCCCGCGGCGAAGGCGCCGGCCAAGAAGGCGGTCGCGAAGAAGACGCCGGCCACGAAGACGCCGGCCAAGAAGACGCCGGCCACGAAGACGCCGGAGAAGAAGGCCGCCGCCCAGGCCGCGCCGGCGAAGAAGGCCGCGCCCGCGAAGAAGGCCGCGCCGGCCAAGAAGGCCGCGCCGGCCAAGAAGGCCGCCGCGAAGGCCCCCACGCCGAGGACCGCCGCGAAGACCGCCAGGAAGGCCGTCAAGAAGACCGCCGCCCAGAAGACCGGCCCGCTGGTGGTCAAGGCGGGCGAGGAGGCCTGGGCCAAGGCCGAGCTCGCGGAGGTGCTCGGCGAGCTGCACGAGCAGCGCGGGCACAGCGCGGGGATCGTGGCGGAGCAGGAGACCGAGCTCTCCGGGCTGATGCGCGACTCCGGGGACGGCGCCGGCCAGGACCAGGCCGACATGGGCGCGACGAGCTTCGAGCGCGACCACGAGCTGACGGTGCTCAACATCGAGCGCGACAAGCTCGCCCAGATCGACCGGGCCCTGGCGCGCATCGACGACGGCACGTACGGCGTGTGCGAGTCCTGCGAGCAGCCCATCGGTAAGATGCGGTTGATGGCGTTTCCGCGTGCGACACTCTGCATGCCATGCAAGCAGCGCGAGGAACGTCGCTGA
- the lspA gene encoding signal peptidase II — protein MQAARGTSLSDAEDRGDRGDAQAPRAAGRVRLRWLLAAIAITAYAVDVVTKVLAVEHLSGRAEDVPLVGDLLVLHLTRNPGAAFSTGTEYTVVLSCVSIAAVVVVLWLVRRVGSTVWAVALGSLLAGVAGNLTDRLLRDPGPLRGHVIDFLMLPNWPVFNIADICINIAAGLILVQAFRGIRLDGTRTSEDQ, from the coding sequence ATGCAAGCAGCGCGAGGAACGTCGCTGAGCGACGCCGAGGACCGAGGCGACCGGGGGGACGCACAGGCCCCACGGGCCGCGGGACGGGTCCGTCTGCGCTGGCTGCTCGCCGCGATCGCGATCACGGCCTACGCCGTCGACGTGGTCACCAAGGTCCTGGCCGTGGAGCACCTCTCCGGTCGCGCCGAGGACGTGCCGCTGGTCGGCGACCTGCTCGTGCTGCACCTGACGCGCAACCCGGGTGCGGCCTTCAGCACCGGCACGGAGTACACCGTCGTGCTGAGCTGCGTGTCGATCGCCGCCGTCGTGGTCGTGCTCTGGCTGGTCCGGCGGGTCGGCAGCACCGTCTGGGCCGTGGCGCTCGGGTCGCTGCTCGCCGGCGTCGCCGGCAACCTCACCGACCGCCTGCTGCGCGACCCCGGACCGCTGCGCGGGCACGTCATCGACTTCCTGATGCTGCCCAACTGGCCGGTCTTCAACATCGCCGACATCTGCATCAACATCGCCGCCGGGCTGATCCTGGTCCAGGCCTTCCGCGGCATCCGTCTCGACGGCACCCGCACGAGCGAGGACCAGTGA
- a CDS encoding RluA family pseudouridine synthase, with translation MTQTDHRILSVPDGLAGERVDAAIAQMFGLSRTRAADLIATGHVQVDGRDVGKSDRVLPGSILEVTIPVTADPLEVVPEVVEGIRILHDDDAIVVIDKPVGVAVHPSPGWNGPTVVGHLAGAGFRIATSGASERQGIVQRLDVGTSGVMVITKSERAYSLLKNAFRQRTVEKTYHALVQGHPDPLEGTVDAPIGRHPKADYKFAVMADGRPSVTHYETLEAHRFASLLEVHLETGRTHQIRVHMAALKHPCVGDLTYGADPTLAKRVGLERQWLHAVRLGFEHPDTGEHVEYESSYPDDLAHALEVIRDAH, from the coding sequence GTGACCCAGACCGACCACCGCATCCTGTCCGTCCCCGACGGTCTGGCGGGCGAGCGTGTCGACGCCGCCATCGCCCAGATGTTCGGGCTCTCCCGCACCCGCGCCGCCGACCTGATCGCGACCGGCCACGTGCAGGTCGACGGCCGCGACGTGGGCAAGAGCGACCGGGTGCTGCCGGGATCGATCCTCGAGGTCACGATCCCCGTCACCGCCGACCCCCTCGAGGTCGTCCCCGAGGTGGTCGAGGGCATCCGGATCCTCCACGACGACGACGCGATCGTGGTGATCGACAAGCCGGTCGGCGTCGCGGTCCACCCCTCGCCCGGGTGGAACGGCCCGACGGTCGTCGGCCACCTCGCCGGCGCCGGCTTCCGGATCGCCACCAGCGGCGCCTCCGAGCGCCAGGGCATCGTGCAGCGGCTCGACGTCGGCACCTCCGGCGTCATGGTGATCACCAAGTCCGAGCGCGCCTACTCGCTGCTCAAGAACGCCTTCCGCCAGCGCACCGTGGAGAAGACCTACCACGCGCTCGTGCAGGGCCACCCCGACCCGCTCGAGGGCACGGTCGACGCGCCGATCGGCCGCCACCCCAAGGCCGACTACAAGTTCGCGGTGATGGCCGACGGGCGGCCCAGCGTCACCCACTACGAGACGCTCGAGGCGCACCGGTTCGCGAGCCTGCTCGAGGTGCACCTGGAGACCGGGCGCACCCACCAGATCCGCGTGCACATGGCCGCGCTCAAGCACCCCTGCGTCGGCGACCTGACGTACGGCGCCGACCCGACCCTCGCCAAGCGGGTGGGGCTCGAGCGGCAGTGGCTGCACGCGGTGCGGCTCGGCTTCGAGCACCCCGACACCGGCGAGCACGTCGAGTACGAGTCGTCCTACCCCGACGACCTCGCGCACGCGCTCGAGGTCATCCGAGATGCCCACTGA
- a CDS encoding GNAT family N-acetyltransferase: MPTEPNAEPNAGPNAGPNAEPSEAPDLLLRPAGPEDAAAMAELHLAARAANLGSLPPTVHTAEETRAWMGRRLAENGEGWVAERDGELVGYLVLTDDWLDDLYVRPGAYGGGVGAALLDLAKGLRPDGFCLWVFESNRGARRFYARHGLVELEHTDGSANEEHAPDVRMAWPGRDPLRFLRGLVDEVDAALGDLLARRAALTRAIQPVKGGPTRDPAREREIAEAMALRAPALGADRLARIVRVVVEESLDAAREG; this comes from the coding sequence ATGCCCACTGAGCCGAACGCTGAGCCCAACGCTGGGCCGAACGCTGGGCCGAACGCTGAGCCGAGCGAGGCTCCCGACCTGCTGCTGCGTCCCGCCGGTCCCGAGGACGCCGCGGCGATGGCCGAGCTGCACCTCGCGGCGCGCGCCGCGAACCTCGGCAGCCTGCCGCCGACGGTGCACACCGCCGAGGAGACCCGCGCCTGGATGGGCCGGCGGCTGGCGGAGAACGGGGAGGGGTGGGTCGCCGAGCGCGACGGGGAGCTGGTCGGCTACCTCGTCCTGACCGACGACTGGCTCGACGACCTCTACGTCCGCCCCGGCGCGTACGGCGGGGGAGTCGGCGCCGCGCTCCTGGACCTGGCCAAGGGGCTGCGTCCCGATGGCTTCTGCCTCTGGGTCTTCGAGTCCAACCGCGGCGCGCGCCGGTTCTACGCGCGGCACGGGCTGGTGGAGCTCGAGCACACCGACGGCTCCGCCAACGAGGAGCACGCGCCCGACGTCCGGATGGCCTGGCCCGGGCGCGACCCGCTGCGGTTCCTCCGCGGCCTCGTCGACGAGGTCGACGCGGCGCTCGGGGACTTGCTGGCCCGCCGCGCGGCCCTGACCCGGGCCATCCAGCCGGTCAAGGGCGGGCCGACCCGGGACCCCGCGCGCGAGCGGGAGATCGCGGAGGCGATGGCGCTGCGCGCGCCCGCGCTGGGCGCCGACCGGCTGGCCCGGATCGTGCGCGTGGTCGTCGAGGAGAGCCTGGACGCGGCCCGCGAGGGGTGA